One Cicer arietinum cultivar CDC Frontier isolate Library 1 chromosome 8, Cicar.CDCFrontier_v2.0, whole genome shotgun sequence DNA segment encodes these proteins:
- the DHN gene encoding dehydrin DHN1 has translation MSYNQGQYVDQTRRTDEYGNPIVQVDQYGNPINQSGVGMTGEAGRTFENPGLTGHHEPHKHGDNSKSHTTSYGTHTGSGGGTGDDYGTHNTRGGGGMTGAVGKIFGTTDDTGNHHGVDQTTTDYGTHNPGSYGTNPGSYGTNTGGYGNTNTGSGYGTKVGQEFGREEAHHHGGEQKHGEKKGIMDKIKEKLPGTGH, from the coding sequence TCATATAATCAAGGTCAATACGTCGACCAAACTCGTAGGACCGATGAATATGGAAACCCAATTGTCCAAGTTGATCAATATGGCAACCCAATAAATCAAAGTGGTGTTGGGATGACCGGTGAAGCCGGTAGAACATTTGAAAATCCCGGTTTAACCGGTCACCATGAGCCACATAAACATGGAGATAATTCAAAATCCCACACCACTAGTTATGGGACCCACACAGGTAGTGGTGGTGGCACTGGAGATGATTATGGGACCCACAATACACGTGGTGGTGGTGGAATGACCGGTGCAGTCGGTAAAATATTTGGAACAACCGATGATACCGGTAATCATCATGGAGTTGATCAAACCACAACAGATTATGGGACCCACAACCCAGGTAGTTATGGGACCAACCCAGGTAGTTATGGGACCAACACAGGAGGTTATGGAAACACAAACACTGGAAGTGGTTATGGAACAAAAGTGGGACAAGAATTTGGAAGAGAGGAGGCTCATCATCATGGAGGAGAGCAAAAACATGGAGAGAAGAAAGGGATTATGGATAAGATTAAGGAGAAACTTCCTGGGACAGGACACTAG